In Clupea harengus chromosome 4, Ch_v2.0.2, whole genome shotgun sequence, the genomic stretch AGAGGGGTCGTCCACAGCTGGTGAAGAGCACTGCTGAGATTGAGGCTGAAGAGCTGGAAAAGATTCAGAAGTATGTGCATCAGTCATGCAGTCTCATTGAACGTTTGATCTCTCGGGAACATGGAAGAGTGTCAGAGGTCCTTCTGAAGGACTAACTTGTTTATATGTTGTGGTAAATATCCTTACTTTCTTGTGCACCGTTTCTTTAAGGTTCAAGTTCAAAGCCCTTGAGCTTAACCGCAAAATACTGGAGGCAGCCGTTGTGCCCAAGAAACCATTAGCAAAAGAGGCCACCCAACCTGAGTGCTTCCACCTGGAGATTGAGAAACGCCTGCATGAGAGGCAGGCCAGCAAAAAGCCAAAGGAAGTAGATGACTACACCTTTCACTCCAACCCCGTGCCAGCAAGAAtcatggaggaggtggtggtatGTATCATGTGTTCCAGTGAGTCAATTTTGTGTTCAATAATGAACGCTGGCCACTTCATCTGCAGTTGCCTGTGCATCCTAATGAGGAGCTGCACTGTAAGCTGCTAGCTTCTAAATTCTAAATGAATTATACACTGCGTGGTCATCTGAGGGATGATGACCGCAGGAGCTGTTTTCCATGTATTTTGAGATCCTAAATGGAACATGCCGGTTTTGTTTCTGCTTCTGTAATATGTCCTACACCTCATTTCCAGGGCGTCCCAGAGAAGCGGGTGGCACCTCCAACTGTACCAGAATCGCCAGCTTTTGCTCTGAGAAACCGTGTCCGTGTGGAGCGCAAGTTTGAAGAGGTGGGGCTCGCTTGGTTTCCACTGATGTTTGCACTCAAGGCATCTCCCTCAGTCACTAAAATGGATGAATTCTTCCGTCTCAGGTTAAACCGGCCCCCATCAAGGCTGTCCCTGTTCCACACTCTGTACCTTTCCATCCCAAGCTTCTTGCCAGAAGTGTTGTGGAGATGTGCCCCTTTTCCTTTGAGGAGCGGGAACGTGAAAGGAGGACACTGAAGGAGAAAAAACTGGAAGAACTTCGTAAGGAGGAGGTAATGTTAAATATTTATGTTAGAACTTTTCAGaagtttaaatggaagattattttttatttttttttgccgtcTTTTAGTAACCTTTGACCTCAATTGTTTTTTCAGTCGCATGAGTTCAAAGCCACGCCACTCCCAGACTTCAATGAGATCAGCCTTCCAGAGAAGAAGGTAGTGGAGCCAACCAAACTCGAGCCCTTCAGGCTGCAGATTGATGAGCGGGGAGCACTCAAGAGTGACCGTTGGGAGAGAATGGTGAGGTGCCGTTATGTATGAATAGCTTGTTCCATAGTTTCCACTTGTTGTCTGTATAAGGATGATTTGCTCAGGCCTCTTCTTACTACTGACTTTATGGCAGATGAAGGAAGAGCTGAAACAACAGGCTGAGGCGGCCACCTTCAAGGCCAGACCAAACACAGTTACACATAAGGAACCGTTTGTCCCCAAGAAGGAGAATAGGAGCATTTTGGGTAAGTAGCTCCTGCTAGCAAAgcgcacccccccacccccaccctccacacacacacatttagggcTGCAATGATTAGTCTGCTGTGAGAAACCAAAAATCTAACAAAATctagtttgcttgtttttttgatCAACCAAAACTTCTCTATGAATCTGACCGTGTTAGAGGAGTCAAAATTATGGTGGTAGTTGGCATTAGTCCCAGTAAgaaaaatgaatgcatgaaaCTGTCAAATTTTATATATTCATAATAAATCCGCAGTTGTGAATTTACTTTTTGTCCGGAACGATAAGATGTCCATTTCTGGAAATAAATACCAAGCAGTTATCTTTCCCAGGACCCATCATGGTCAGAAAGATTGATCATTGCTAAAGTAATTGTTAGCTGCAGCCCTACATGTAATGGACCCCAGGGTATTCCACTGTCAGTGTTGATcttaacaccaccaccaccacccactccCCGCTTCATTGCACTCTTTCCAATTTTTCCTCTCCAACTATTGCCACTTTCTCAAGGTAATTCCACTAATTCCGTAGCCACTGAGGAATTTCACCTGTACACTGAGCGGCGAGCCAAGGAGCGCCAGGACTTTGAGCAAGAGAAGAGTGAGCGGGAGACCCACCGAGCTCTTCAGGAGCAGGACCGTcttcaggagcaggaggagcagcagcgtgAGGAGATGGCCCGCCTACGGCAAGAAATGGTGAGCTGCCTGACCTGAGTCCTTCAAAGTGCAGTCCGTGGTTTTGTTGAATATGAAATGCTTCTAGCCCTTCAATCATGACTTCTACCTGAAGGATGATTGACATTTATTCCTGTGGCTTCTGTCCATTGTTTGAGTCTTCAGTTATGCCTTTGGAGGACCCTGACATGTGAGACATGTGACAAGTGTGCTTAAACAGAAGGCAAACTGAAGTGTTCAATAACTTCCACCATACCTTCAGAGTTTAAGTCCAGAAGCGTTAATCTTTATCAaaacaacatttatttttttgcgaGAACTCCTTGTGGCTGCTAAAGTTGGGCCATTTTTTTGAGTGACCACATTCATCCCATGTTAAAGCATTCAAAGTAACATGAGTGACTGACTCTTGCATTCTTAAATATGTTCATTTATATAATAACATTTctttcattccttttttttgttttccgtTTCTCAGGTTCACAAGGCGCAACCAGTCAGGCATTACAAGCAAGTGGAGGTGAAGAAAAGTGAGCTTCCACTGACTATTCCACACTCCCCTAACTTTACTGACCGGTTCCGCATGTAAATTAACCACCACTGTGACTTGTTCTTAA encodes the following:
- the tpx2 gene encoding targeting protein for Xklp2 isoform X2, with translation MDMQPAGTADPYEFDAPSHVMDFKSLQADDADADQWFEASNLPADRLVTPKPDKPVGGTRGNRSTALLSKEKESCKEDAVEDNPPSNIVLSWGNSKPAAPAPTQTKAQPRRVSKRPVVEPKAATPPVKKQRRTFPTPKRALRPLRSSSHTQRQRKVVRSSRRLSQKPAASTAKIQTSEAPATSTVQSRSTEQQEMERIEALQSEVAEHRRRNEASYKAALAGSQPPKPKQVLLTTVPKEFNFRSDARTKRSATASGSAYAEVDFVSQLRKHQASPVKAMKGTTIPKPFNLSRGKRKHEETAAYVPMAQKIEQYQRRTPTRYHLRSRQSQERGPSPVKNERPKVTNPMTPQLMTRQRGRPQLVKSTAEIEAEELEKIQKFKFKALELNRKILEAAVVPKKPLAKEATQPECFHLEIEKRLHERQASKKPKEVDDYTFHSNPVPARIMEEVVGVPEKRVAPPTVPESPAFALRNRVRVERKFEEVKPAPIKAVPVPHSVPFHPKLLARSVVEMCPFSFEERERERRTLKEKKLEELRKEESHEFKATPLPDFNEISLPEKKVVEPTKLEPFRLQIDERGALKSDRWERMMKEELKQQAEAATFKARPNTVTHKEPFVPKKENRSILATEEFHLYTERRAKERQDFEQEKSERETHRALQEQDRLQEQEEQQREEMARLRQEMVHKAQPVRHYKQVEVKKSELPLTIPHSPNFTDRFRM
- the tpx2 gene encoding targeting protein for Xklp2 isoform X1, which codes for MDMQPAGTADPYEFDAPSHVMDFKSLQADDADADQWFEASNLPADRLVTPKPDKPVGGTRGNRSTALLSKEKESCKEDAVEDNPPSNIVLSWGNSKPAAPAPTQTKAQPRRVSKRPVVEPKAATPPVKKQRRTFPTPKRALRPLRSSSHTQRQRKVVRSSRRLSQKPAASTAKIQTSEAPATSTVQSRSTEQQEMERIEALQSEVAEHRRRNEASYKAALAGSQPPKPKQVLLTTVPKEFNFRSDARTKRSATASGSAYAEVDFVSQLRKHQASPVKAMKGTTIPKPFNLSRGKRKHEETAAYVPMAQKIEQYQRRTPTRYHLRSRQSQERGPSPVKNERPKVTNPMTPQLMTRQRGRPQLVKSTAEIEAEELEKIQKFKFKALELNRKILEAAVVPKKPLAKEATQPECFHLEIEKRLHERQASKKPKEVDDYTFHSNPVPARIMEEVVGVPEKRVAPPTVPESPAFALRNRVRVERKFEEVKPAPIKAVPVPHSVPFHPKLLARSVVEMCPFSFEERERERRTLKEKKLEELRKEESHEFKATPLPDFNEISLPEKKVVEPTKLEPFRLQIDERGALKSDRWERMMKEELKQQAEAATFKARPNTVTHKEPFVPKKENRSILGNSTNSVATEEFHLYTERRAKERQDFEQEKSERETHRALQEQDRLQEQEEQQREEMARLRQEMVHKAQPVRHYKQVEVKKSELPLTIPHSPNFTDRFRM
- the tpx2 gene encoding targeting protein for Xklp2 isoform X3; amino-acid sequence: MDMQPAGTADPYEFDAPSHVMDFKSLQADDADADQWFEASNLPADRLVTPKPDKPVGGTRGNRSTALLSKEKESCKEDAVEDNPPSNIVLSWGNSKPAAPAPTQTKAQPRRVSKRPVVEPKAATPPVKKQRRSSSHTQRQRKVVRSSRRLSQKPAASTAKIQTSEAPATSTVQSRSTEQQEMERIEALQSEVAEHRRRNEASYKAALAGSQPPKPKQVLLTTVPKEFNFRSDARTKRSATASGSAYAEVDFVSQLRKHQASPVKAMKGTTIPKPFNLSRGKRKHEETAAYVPMAQKIEQYQRRTPTRYHLRSRQSQERGPSPVKNERPKVTNPMTPQLMTRQRGRPQLVKSTAEIEAEELEKIQKFKFKALELNRKILEAAVVPKKPLAKEATQPECFHLEIEKRLHERQASKKPKEVDDYTFHSNPVPARIMEEVVGVPEKRVAPPTVPESPAFALRNRVRVERKFEEVKPAPIKAVPVPHSVPFHPKLLARSVVEMCPFSFEERERERRTLKEKKLEELRKEESHEFKATPLPDFNEISLPEKKVVEPTKLEPFRLQIDERGALKSDRWERMMKEELKQQAEAATFKARPNTVTHKEPFVPKKENRSILGNSTNSVATEEFHLYTERRAKERQDFEQEKSERETHRALQEQDRLQEQEEQQREEMARLRQEMVHKAQPVRHYKQVEVKKSELPLTIPHSPNFTDRFRM